One window of the Streptomyces asoensis genome contains the following:
- a CDS encoding rhomboid-like protein, with the protein MERTAAPTSPPLPDVRGLLDGIPGQRTPPRAEPPAEPPAESAPRRRYRIPAPFTLSYAAVLAVTSSVTAHAGPTLVHALHQGSSTDVAHLVRTPVLVLVASALWVAGGFASPFTLGFLAVLTTLERRIGGVRTAVVFLLGHVLATLATEVPVGLAVLVGRLPDSSLHRLDYGISFGVAASVGALAGLLGPWLRWPLLAAFGGMLLQDLIAFTDPMTNWGHLIALAIGVGTWPWLRRLPRTRPLPGC; encoded by the coding sequence GTGGAACGCACGGCCGCACCCACGAGCCCGCCTCTGCCCGACGTCCGCGGGCTGCTGGACGGCATCCCGGGCCAGCGCACCCCGCCCCGCGCCGAGCCCCCTGCCGAGCCGCCCGCCGAGTCCGCCCCCCGCCGTCGGTACCGGATCCCCGCCCCTTTCACCCTCTCGTACGCCGCCGTCCTCGCCGTCACCTCCTCTGTCACCGCGCACGCCGGCCCCACCCTCGTGCACGCCCTGCACCAGGGCTCCAGCACCGACGTCGCGCATCTGGTGCGGACACCCGTGCTGGTGCTGGTGGCCAGCGCGCTCTGGGTGGCGGGCGGCTTCGCCTCCCCCTTCACGCTCGGCTTCCTGGCCGTCCTGACGACGCTGGAGCGGCGCATAGGCGGCGTCCGTACGGCCGTCGTCTTCCTGCTCGGGCATGTCCTGGCCACCCTGGCGACCGAGGTGCCGGTGGGCCTGGCCGTGCTCGTGGGCCGACTGCCCGACAGTTCGCTGCACCGCCTCGACTACGGCATCAGCTTCGGCGTCGCCGCGAGTGTCGGCGCCCTGGCGGGCCTGCTCGGGCCGTGGCTGCGCTGGCCGCTGCTCGCCGCCTTCGGCGGGATGCTGCTCCAGGACCTGATCGCCTTCACCGACCCGATGACGAACTGGGGGCACCTGATCGCGCTGGCGATAGGCGTCGGCACCTGGCCGTGGCTCCGGCGCCTGCCGCGGACCCGACCGCTTCCCGGCTGCTGA
- a CDS encoding DUF5954 family protein, protein MTDDWKRRLDALHADLVRRDDPVAWVTEADAVEASRRYPHIALRGPVFGVAARDRATAEPGWRLLKPVVDGMPQQARDGLNSHLWFKAKDGTDDPAVRRELLAAVAVLERAPADEVEAQGVRYRVVRGDEFARTGDDGLEPPRPTDLEPVNPSWEDPGAVPSPDVGYVLDPDRDEGPMAGALRLGLRDFTYTGSRFPADVRADSEWAARTHPDVVRLPVGFSVAERDGTGWTPCGSLAATPHEARRSLYEGMARVWAMLYRFDERKKALYARAAEAFRAAGRADEASVEDRLFRICRVERMVRLGPDGPEPPRPSDLDEYGPMKLHPTLHTDGTVQYDD, encoded by the coding sequence ATGACCGATGACTGGAAGCGACGTCTCGACGCCCTCCACGCCGACCTGGTCCGCCGTGACGACCCCGTCGCCTGGGTGACGGAGGCGGACGCCGTCGAGGCCTCGCGCCGCTATCCGCACATCGCGCTGCGCGGACCCGTCTTCGGTGTCGCCGCACGGGACCGGGCGACCGCCGAGCCGGGCTGGCGGCTGCTGAAGCCGGTGGTGGACGGCATGCCCCAGCAGGCCCGGGACGGGCTCAACTCGCACCTGTGGTTCAAGGCGAAGGACGGCACCGACGACCCGGCCGTGCGGCGCGAGCTGCTGGCGGCCGTGGCCGTGCTGGAGCGGGCCCCGGCCGACGAGGTGGAGGCGCAGGGCGTGCGCTACCGGGTGGTGCGCGGCGACGAGTTCGCCCGGACCGGCGACGACGGTCTGGAGCCGCCCCGGCCCACCGACCTCGAGCCCGTGAACCCGTCGTGGGAGGACCCGGGCGCCGTCCCGTCGCCGGACGTGGGGTACGTCCTGGACCCCGACCGGGACGAGGGCCCGATGGCGGGCGCCCTCCGGCTGGGCCTGCGCGACTTCACGTACACGGGCTCCCGCTTCCCCGCCGACGTGCGCGCGGACTCCGAGTGGGCGGCCCGGACGCACCCGGACGTGGTGCGGCTGCCCGTCGGTTTCTCGGTGGCCGAACGCGACGGGACCGGCTGGACCCCGTGCGGGTCCCTGGCGGCGACCCCGCACGAGGCCCGCCGCTCGCTCTACGAGGGGATGGCCCGCGTCTGGGCGATGCTCTACCGCTTCGACGAGCGCAAGAAGGCCCTGTACGCGCGGGCCGCGGAGGCGTTCCGGGCGGCCGGCCGGGCCGACGAGGCGAGCGTGGAGGACCGCCTGTTCCGGATCTGCCGCGTCGAACGGATGGTCCGCCTGGGCCCCGACGGCCCCGAGCCGCCCCGCCCGTCGGACCTCGACGAGTACGGCCCCATGAAGCTCCACCCGACCCTGCACACGGACGGCACGGTCCAGTACGACGACTGA
- a CDS encoding MarR family winged helix-turn-helix transcriptional regulator, with translation MHEDTNGDGRDSGSGTSSRGVEQGDREFLSLERELTVLLRRARANQGEMAREVHPDLESAAYGLLVRLEECGRQRATELAGYIGVGKATMSRQLRALEQLGLVAREPDPADGRAWLVDLTEEGRTRVSRVREARRERYVTHFSDWDRQEVAELARLLHQLNRGMEK, from the coding sequence GTGCACGAGGACACAAACGGCGACGGACGCGACAGCGGGTCCGGCACGTCGTCGCGCGGTGTGGAGCAGGGCGACCGGGAGTTCCTGTCCCTGGAGCGGGAACTCACGGTGCTGCTGCGCCGCGCCCGCGCCAACCAGGGGGAGATGGCCCGTGAGGTCCACCCGGACCTGGAGTCCGCCGCCTACGGGCTCCTCGTCCGGCTGGAGGAGTGCGGCCGCCAGCGCGCCACGGAACTCGCCGGCTACATCGGCGTCGGCAAGGCCACCATGTCCCGCCAGCTGCGCGCCCTGGAGCAACTCGGCCTGGTCGCCCGCGAGCCGGACCCGGCGGACGGCCGCGCCTGGCTCGTCGACCTCACCGAGGAGGGCCGCACCCGGGTGAGCCGGGTCCGCGAGGCCCGCCGCGAGCGGTACGTCACCCACTTCTCCGACTGGGACCGCCAGGAGGTCGCGGAGCTGGCCCGGCTGCTGCACCAGCTGAACCGGGGGATGGAGAAGTAA
- a CDS encoding sensor histidine kinase — MQKTRPRRTGRQTASEGGAERTPVGKGRPTHVRNRLIVAVAVVAAAVAGAGAPSILAASGQLKDSQDLVTLAEQTQDALALAQSLADERDEVTTYVAAGRVKSKAPSAQGSARVDRQARELTAGTDVSAALREALDSVPSVRQSALTGKSTALQAHEAYSRAIAALHVLVDRLAEEMPPRAGSGAYALAELDTVVQQSSATRGLLLAALNVPTSTQTEYDPITGRSVTEKVSSGADTKQRDALTAAAQQARLRSDAALADFREGAPQEAVASYDSTVTGGDVDTAEAYLAALTDQPKLSDGELDTSVKKLDAALSARVDLMRGVESSLYGHRAEDLAQLRDDDVTDLELRVTLLGALMLLTVVVATGMARSLTRPLSVLRRGSARLAEAEHPAAEEPVRFTGRNDEFAQVVRSVNALHEHAVALHERVGTLESDRKHLVGQRQRMADAREELRTELADSAAQLDGLRDSIGGTFVNLALRTLGLVERQLAVIEGLEEREQDPDRLATLFKLDHFATVMRRHSENLLVLAGTEHVQQHAGPIPLVDVVRAAVSEIERYERVRISALPPHAHVAGFAADDLSHLLAELMENATSFSPPDLPVEVSGWLLENGEVMLSVQDEGIGMAEDRMSRLNARLAEFDPGTPYDQEGEEGLGLGLYVVARLAHRHGARVRLREQKQGGVAAVVVLPTALLAAAPAAAIPMTNPAATPQSFSLPGADAEANSNVLPGRTKPADPMVALAERAVRQAEPPAETPTPAPTHLPAEAPAPPHTAAEAPTPVPAETPAETTMELLLPSPQGEDARDADKAGEQSTAVLGLDPAATHGEDIPPGPPAPDEGHAAGEAEAEHTRTPDAPEELVTDKGLPKRTPKITAPTQAPRQRTGSVDADALRRRLGGFRRGAEAGYRDVEAEIAERTGQNQVPSPEAARKAAQEAHAHAEEDTGGTVEEASS, encoded by the coding sequence GTGCAGAAGACGCGGCCTCGGCGTACAGGCAGGCAGACGGCCTCCGAGGGGGGCGCGGAGCGCACCCCTGTCGGCAAGGGCCGTCCGACCCATGTACGCAACCGGCTGATCGTCGCGGTGGCCGTCGTGGCCGCCGCCGTCGCCGGTGCGGGCGCCCCCTCGATCCTCGCCGCCTCCGGGCAGCTGAAGGACTCCCAGGACCTGGTCACCCTGGCCGAACAGACCCAGGACGCCCTCGCCCTCGCCCAGTCCCTGGCGGACGAGCGCGACGAGGTCACCACCTACGTGGCGGCCGGCCGGGTGAAGTCCAAGGCGCCCTCCGCCCAGGGCAGCGCCCGGGTGGACCGGCAGGCGCGCGAGCTGACCGCCGGGACGGACGTCTCCGCGGCGCTGCGCGAGGCCCTCGACTCCGTGCCGTCCGTGCGCCAGTCGGCCCTCACCGGCAAGAGCACGGCGCTCCAGGCGCACGAGGCGTACTCCCGGGCCATCGCCGCGCTCCATGTGCTCGTCGACCGGCTGGCGGAGGAGATGCCGCCCCGCGCGGGCTCCGGCGCGTACGCCCTCGCCGAGCTCGACACCGTCGTCCAGCAGTCCTCCGCGACCCGCGGACTGCTGCTCGCGGCGCTGAACGTGCCGACGAGCACCCAGACCGAATACGACCCCATCACCGGCCGGTCGGTCACCGAGAAGGTCTCCTCGGGCGCCGACACCAAGCAGCGCGACGCGCTCACCGCCGCCGCGCAGCAGGCCCGGCTGCGCTCCGACGCGGCCCTCGCGGACTTCCGGGAGGGCGCGCCGCAGGAGGCGGTGGCCTCGTACGACTCCACGGTCACCGGCGGTGACGTCGACACCGCCGAGGCCTATCTCGCCGCACTCACCGACCAGCCGAAGCTGAGCGACGGCGAACTCGACACCAGCGTCAAGAAGCTCGACGCCGCGCTCTCCGCCCGGGTCGACCTGATGCGCGGGGTCGAGTCCTCGCTGTACGGCCACCGCGCCGAGGACCTCGCCCAGTTGCGGGACGACGACGTCACCGACCTGGAACTGCGCGTCACCCTCCTCGGGGCCCTGATGCTGCTGACGGTCGTCGTCGCCACGGGCATGGCACGCAGCCTCACCCGCCCGCTGTCCGTGCTGCGCCGGGGATCGGCGCGACTGGCGGAGGCCGAGCACCCGGCGGCGGAGGAACCGGTCCGGTTCACCGGCCGCAACGACGAGTTCGCCCAGGTCGTCCGCTCCGTCAACGCCCTGCACGAGCACGCCGTGGCTCTCCACGAGCGCGTCGGCACCCTGGAGTCCGATCGCAAGCACCTCGTCGGGCAGCGCCAGCGGATGGCCGACGCCCGCGAGGAACTGCGCACCGAACTCGCCGACTCCGCCGCCCAGTTGGACGGCCTGCGGGACAGCATCGGCGGCACCTTCGTCAACCTCGCCCTGCGCACCCTCGGCCTCGTCGAACGCCAACTGGCCGTCATCGAGGGTCTGGAGGAGCGCGAGCAGGACCCCGACCGGCTGGCCACGCTCTTCAAGCTCGACCACTTCGCCACGGTCATGCGCCGCCACAGCGAGAACCTGCTGGTCCTGGCCGGCACGGAACACGTTCAGCAGCACGCGGGCCCGATCCCGCTGGTGGACGTGGTCCGCGCGGCGGTCAGCGAGATCGAGCGGTACGAGCGGGTACGCATCTCCGCGCTCCCGCCGCACGCGCACGTGGCGGGATTCGCCGCGGACGACCTCTCCCACCTGCTCGCCGAACTCATGGAGAACGCCACCTCGTTCTCCCCGCCGGACCTGCCCGTCGAGGTCTCCGGCTGGCTCCTGGAGAACGGCGAGGTCATGCTCTCCGTCCAGGACGAGGGCATCGGCATGGCCGAGGACCGGATGAGCCGCCTCAACGCCCGCCTCGCCGAGTTCGACCCCGGGACGCCGTACGACCAGGAGGGCGAGGAGGGTCTCGGCCTCGGCCTGTACGTGGTGGCCCGGCTCGCCCACCGCCACGGGGCGCGGGTGCGACTGCGCGAGCAGAAGCAGGGCGGGGTGGCGGCGGTCGTCGTCCTGCCGACCGCGCTGCTCGCCGCGGCCCCGGCCGCCGCGATCCCGATGACGAACCCGGCGGCCACCCCCCAGTCCTTCTCGCTGCCGGGCGCGGACGCGGAAGCCAACTCCAATGTCCTGCCGGGCCGTACGAAGCCCGCGGACCCGATGGTCGCGCTGGCGGAGAGGGCGGTACGACAGGCGGAGCCCCCGGCCGAGACGCCCACGCCGGCTCCGACCCACCTTCCGGCCGAGGCGCCGGCCCCGCCGCACACCGCGGCCGAGGCCCCGACGCCGGTCCCGGCCGAGACACCGGCCGAGACGACGATGGAACTCCTGCTGCCGAGCCCGCAGGGCGAGGACGCGCGGGACGCCGACAAGGCGGGGGAGCAGAGCACCGCCGTCCTCGGCCTCGACCCGGCGGCCACCCACGGCGAGGACATCCCACCGGGCCCACCCGCACCCGACGAAGGACACGCCGCGGGCGAGGCCGAGGCGGAACACACCCGCACACCGGACGCCCCGGAAGAGCTCGTCACGGACAAGGGCCTCCCGAAGCGCACCCCCAAGATCACCGCACCCACCCAAGCCCCGCGCCAGCGGACCGGTTCCGTCGACGCGGACGCCCTCCGCCGCCGTCTGGGCGGTTTCCGCCGGGGGGCGGAGGCCGGCTACCGCGACGTGGAAGCCGAGATCGCCGAACGGACGGGCCAGAACCAGGTCCCGTCCCCCGAAGCAGCTCGAAAAGCAGCTCAAGAAGCACACGCACACGCCGAAGAAGACACGGGGGGCACAGTCGAGGAGGCAAGCAGTTGA
- a CDS encoding spermidine synthase, with amino-acid sequence MPIPYDIPDAPEVLDRREGPYGEVVLRRHGELLQIIANGCFLMDTSDGRSERLLVDAALATLDSRPSPGLLIGGLGVGFSLAHAAADPHWGAVTVVEREHAVIDWHLDGPLAALSGAALADPRSKIVEADLLDYVNETCDTFDAVCLDIDNGPDWTVTEGNDSLYSTAGLASCARVLRPGGVLAVWSAQPSPEFEGTMRNAGFQQVRTEEIPVARGVPDVVHLAVRPG; translated from the coding sequence ATGCCCATCCCGTACGACATCCCCGACGCGCCCGAAGTGCTGGACCGTCGCGAGGGCCCCTACGGTGAGGTCGTCCTGCGCCGACACGGGGAGTTGCTCCAGATCATCGCCAACGGCTGCTTCCTGATGGACACCTCGGACGGCCGCTCGGAGCGGCTCCTGGTCGACGCCGCACTGGCCACGCTGGACAGCCGTCCCTCGCCCGGCCTGCTGATCGGCGGCCTCGGCGTCGGCTTCTCCCTCGCGCACGCCGCCGCCGATCCCCACTGGGGCGCCGTCACGGTCGTGGAGCGCGAGCACGCCGTCATCGACTGGCATCTCGACGGCCCGCTGGCCGCGCTCTCCGGGGCCGCGCTCGCCGACCCCCGGTCGAAGATCGTCGAAGCGGACCTGCTCGACTACGTCAATGAGACATGCGACACGTTCGACGCGGTATGTCTCGACATCGACAACGGGCCCGACTGGACCGTCACCGAGGGCAACGACAGCCTCTATTCCACGGCCGGACTCGCAAGCTGCGCACGGGTGTTGAGACCCGGTGGGGTACTGGCCGTATGGTCGGCCCAGCCCTCACCGGAATTCGAGGGAACCATGAGGAATGCCGGGTTCCAACAGGTGCGTACCGAAGAGATCCCGGTTGCCCGAGGCGTGCCGGACGTCGTGCACCTCGCCGTCCGACCTGGATAG
- the lon gene encoding endopeptidase La has product MASPSTPLTLPVLPLDDEVVLPGMVVPLDLNDTDVRAAVEAAQAAARSEPGKPRVLLVPRVDGTYASTGVLGTVEQVGRLADGDPGALIRGRGRVKIGAGTTGPGAALWVEGTRVDQAVPEPLPGHVAELVKEYKALATAWLRKRGAWQVVDRVQAIDDVSALADNSGYSPFLTTEQKVELLETADPVVRLKLATQQLRDHLAEQDVAETIAKDVQEGVDKQQREFLLRRQLEAVRKELRELNGEQEGEESDDYRARVEAADLPEKVREAALKEVDKLERSSDQSPEGSWIRTWLDTVLELPWNERTEDAYDIQGAKAILDAEHAGLEDVKERITEYLAVRKRRNDRGLGVVGGRRGGAVLALVGPPGVGKTSLGESVAHAMGRKFVRVALGGVRDEAEIRGHRRTYVGALPGRIVRAIKEAGSLNPVVLLDEIDKVGSDFRGDPAAALLEVLDPAQNHTFRDHYLEVELDLSDVVFLATANVLEAIPEALLDRMELVRLDGYTEDEKVVIARDHLLPRQLERAGLDKGEVTLDESALRKLAGEYTREAGVRTLERSIARLLRKVAAQHELGERELPFTITDADLRALIGRPHHVPESAQDPAERRTAVPGVATGLAVTGAGGDVLFVEASLADPETGAAGLTLTGQLGDVMKESAQIALSFLRSHGAELELPVGDLKDRGAHIHFPAGAVPKDGPSAGVTMTTALASLLSGRLVRTDVAMTGEVSLTGRVLPIGGVKQKLLAAHRAGVTTVIIPKRNEADLDDVPAEVLDKLEVHAVTDVRQVLELALAPATNGATSEVPVAA; this is encoded by the coding sequence ATGGCTTCGCCGTCCACACCGCTCACCCTGCCCGTGTTGCCTCTCGATGACGAGGTGGTGCTCCCCGGCATGGTGGTTCCACTGGACCTCAACGACACCGATGTACGAGCGGCCGTGGAGGCCGCTCAGGCCGCCGCCCGCTCGGAGCCCGGAAAGCCCCGTGTGCTGCTGGTCCCGCGCGTCGACGGGACCTACGCGAGCACCGGTGTGCTCGGCACCGTCGAGCAGGTCGGCCGGCTGGCCGACGGCGACCCGGGCGCGCTGATCCGCGGCCGCGGCCGCGTGAAGATCGGCGCCGGCACCACCGGGCCCGGCGCGGCCCTGTGGGTCGAGGGGACGAGGGTCGACCAGGCCGTCCCCGAGCCGCTGCCCGGTCATGTCGCCGAACTCGTCAAGGAGTACAAGGCGCTCGCCACCGCCTGGCTGCGCAAGCGCGGCGCCTGGCAGGTCGTCGACCGCGTCCAGGCCATCGACGACGTCTCCGCGCTCGCCGACAACTCCGGCTACTCGCCGTTCCTGACCACCGAACAGAAGGTGGAGCTCCTGGAGACCGCCGACCCGGTGGTCCGCCTGAAGCTCGCCACCCAGCAACTGCGCGACCACCTCGCCGAGCAGGACGTGGCCGAGACCATCGCCAAGGACGTCCAGGAGGGCGTCGACAAGCAGCAGCGCGAGTTCCTGCTGCGGCGCCAGCTCGAGGCCGTGCGCAAGGAACTGCGCGAACTCAACGGCGAACAGGAGGGCGAGGAGTCCGACGACTACCGCGCCCGTGTCGAGGCCGCCGACCTGCCCGAGAAGGTCCGCGAGGCCGCCCTCAAGGAGGTCGACAAGCTGGAGCGGTCCAGCGACCAGTCGCCCGAGGGATCGTGGATCCGGACGTGGCTGGACACGGTGCTCGAACTGCCGTGGAACGAGCGGACCGAGGACGCGTACGACATCCAGGGCGCGAAGGCGATCCTGGACGCCGAGCACGCGGGCCTGGAGGACGTGAAGGAGCGGATCACCGAGTACCTGGCGGTGCGCAAGCGACGCAACGACAGGGGGCTGGGAGTGGTCGGGGGCCGGCGCGGCGGTGCCGTACTGGCACTGGTCGGCCCGCCCGGCGTCGGCAAGACGTCCCTGGGCGAGTCCGTCGCGCACGCCATGGGCCGCAAGTTCGTCCGCGTCGCCCTCGGCGGTGTGCGGGACGAGGCCGAGATCCGCGGTCACCGGCGTACGTACGTCGGCGCGCTGCCCGGCCGGATCGTGCGGGCGATCAAGGAGGCCGGGTCGCTGAACCCGGTGGTGCTCCTCGACGAGATCGACAAGGTGGGATCCGACTTCCGGGGCGACCCGGCAGCCGCCCTGCTGGAGGTCCTGGACCCGGCGCAGAACCACACGTTCCGCGACCACTACCTGGAGGTCGAGCTCGACCTGTCGGACGTGGTCTTCCTCGCCACCGCCAACGTGCTCGAAGCCATCCCGGAGGCCCTGCTCGACCGTATGGAGCTGGTCCGCCTCGACGGCTACACCGAGGACGAGAAGGTCGTCATCGCCCGTGACCACCTGCTCCCGCGCCAGCTGGAGCGGGCCGGCCTCGACAAGGGCGAGGTGACCCTGGACGAGAGCGCCCTGCGCAAGCTCGCCGGCGAGTACACGCGGGAGGCGGGCGTCCGCACGCTGGAGCGGTCGATCGCCAGGCTCTTGAGGAAGGTCGCCGCCCAGCACGAACTGGGCGAACGGGAGCTGCCGTTCACGATCACGGACGCCGATCTGCGCGCCCTGATCGGCCGGCCGCACCACGTGCCCGAGTCGGCGCAGGACCCGGCTGAGCGCCGTACCGCCGTCCCCGGTGTCGCCACCGGTCTGGCGGTGACGGGAGCGGGCGGTGACGTGCTCTTCGTGGAGGCGTCCCTGGCAGACCCGGAGACGGGTGCGGCGGGCCTGACGCTGACGGGCCAGCTGGGTGACGTGATGAAGGAGAGCGCGCAGATCGCGCTGAGCTTCCTCCGCTCGCACGGTGCCGAACTGGAGCTGCCGGTGGGCGACCTGAAGGACCGGGGCGCGCACATCCACTTCCCGGCGGGCGCGGTGCCGAAGGACGGCCCGAGCGCGGGCGTCACGATGACGACGGCACTGGCGTCGCTGCTGAGCGGGCGGTTGGTGCGGACCGACGTCGCCATGACGGGCGAGGTCTCGCTGACGGGTCGCGTGCTGCCCATCGGCGGGGTGAAGCAGAAGCTGCTGGCCGCGCACCGGGCGGGCGTCACGACCGTCATCATCCCCAAGCGCAACGAGGCCGACCTGGACGACGTCCCCGCCGAGGTGCTGGACAAGCTCGAGGTCCACGCCGTGACGGACGTCCGTCAGGTTCTGGAACTGGCGCTCGCGCCCGCCACGAACGGCGCGACGTCGGAGGTCCCGGTCGCGGCGTGA
- a CDS encoding GNAT family N-acetyltransferase: protein MDRFVQAWVDGWVVSRGAAPPVAEPWGWTVDVGTGTHHVTRHVFGATNGAVSEPAVRKVAGAVTGAGVWLKVFADPAVVGPWLGPDWWIDPEPGFLMTAPLPDVPPGAAPDGYRTRTWSRGGVTRTMVAAPDGSLAARGQIAPTGATAVVDQIETSPGHRRRGLGALVMRTLHRAAVDQGARTGVLGATPEGRALYEFLGWRVESALTSAKFTGDARG, encoded by the coding sequence GTGGATCGTTTCGTCCAGGCATGGGTGGACGGGTGGGTCGTGTCGCGTGGGGCGGCTCCGCCCGTGGCCGAGCCGTGGGGCTGGACCGTCGACGTGGGAACGGGAACCCATCACGTCACCCGGCACGTGTTCGGCGCGACGAACGGCGCGGTGTCGGAGCCGGCCGTCCGGAAGGTGGCGGGTGCGGTGACCGGGGCCGGCGTGTGGCTGAAGGTGTTCGCCGACCCGGCGGTGGTCGGGCCCTGGCTGGGGCCCGACTGGTGGATCGACCCCGAGCCCGGTTTCCTGATGACGGCTCCGCTCCCCGACGTCCCGCCCGGCGCCGCCCCCGACGGCTACCGGACCCGCACCTGGTCGCGCGGCGGCGTGACCCGCACCATGGTCGCCGCCCCGGACGGCTCCCTGGCCGCGCGCGGACAGATCGCCCCGACCGGCGCGACGGCGGTCGTCGACCAGATCGAGACCTCCCCCGGCCACCGCCGCCGCGGACTCGGCGCCCTCGTCATGCGGACCCTGCACCGCGCGGCGGTCGACCAGGGCGCCCGGACCGGCGTTCTGGGGGCGACTCCGGAGGGGCGGGCACTGTACGAGTTCCTGGGCTGGCGCGTCGAGTCAGCGCTGACCAGCGCGAAGTTCACGGGAGACGCGCGGGGGTGA
- a CDS encoding HAMP domain-containing sensor histidine kinase: protein MSSGPDGPRSPGEPWGRVRPFSIKTKLGALVVVSVLITTGLSVIAVHTKTELRFITVFSMIATLLITQFVAHSLTAPLDEMNTVARSISHGDYTRRVSENRRDELGDLAQTINVMADELEAQDRQRKELVANVSHELRTPIAGLRAVLENVVDGIAEADTETMRTALKQTERLGRLVETLLDLSRLDNGVVPLRKRRFEVWPYLSGVLKEANMVASARATMGSGGNHTRTDVHLHLDVSPPELTAHADPERIHQVVANLIDNAVKHSPAHGRVTVKARRGPLPESLELEVLDEGPGIPRSEWRRVFERFNRGAVRRPHGPGSDGGTGLGLAIARWAVDLHGGRIGVAESERGCRILVTLPGESSVPS from the coding sequence ATGAGCTCCGGGCCGGACGGGCCGAGAAGCCCCGGGGAACCCTGGGGCCGGGTACGGCCGTTCTCGATCAAGACCAAGCTGGGTGCGCTGGTCGTCGTCTCGGTACTGATCACCACCGGCCTGTCGGTGATCGCGGTGCACACCAAGACGGAGCTGCGCTTCATCACGGTCTTCTCGATGATCGCCACACTGCTGATCACGCAGTTCGTGGCGCATTCGCTCACCGCGCCGCTGGACGAGATGAACACGGTGGCCCGGTCCATCTCGCACGGCGACTACACCCGCCGGGTGAGCGAGAACCGCCGCGACGAGCTGGGCGACCTGGCCCAGACGATCAACGTCATGGCGGACGAGCTGGAGGCGCAGGACCGGCAGCGCAAGGAGCTGGTGGCCAACGTCTCGCACGAGCTGCGCACGCCCATCGCCGGCCTGCGCGCCGTCCTGGAGAACGTCGTCGACGGCATCGCCGAGGCGGACACCGAGACGATGCGCACCGCCCTGAAGCAGACGGAGCGGCTCGGGCGGCTGGTGGAGACGCTGCTGGACCTGTCCCGCCTCGACAACGGCGTCGTCCCGCTGCGCAAGCGGCGCTTCGAGGTGTGGCCGTACCTGTCCGGCGTGCTGAAGGAGGCCAACATGGTCGCCTCGGCGCGCGCCACGATGGGCTCGGGCGGCAACCACACGCGCACCGACGTCCATCTGCACCTCGACGTGTCCCCGCCGGAGCTGACCGCACACGCGGACCCGGAGCGGATCCACCAGGTCGTCGCGAACCTGATCGACAACGCGGTCAAGCACAGCCCCGCGCACGGACGGGTGACGGTGAAGGCGCGGCGCGGGCCGCTGCCGGAGTCGCTGGAGCTCGAGGTCCTGGACGAGGGGCCCGGCATTCCGCGCTCGGAGTGGCGCCGTGTGTTCGAGCGGTTCAACCGGGGAGCCGTCCGCCGGCCGCACGGACCGGGCAGCGACGGCGGTACGGGGCTGGGGCTGGCGATCGCCCGCTGGGCGGTCGATCTTCACGGCGGCCGGATCGGAGTGGCTGAATCCGAGCGGGGCTGCCGGATTCTTGTCACTCTTCCGGGAGAGTCTTCCGTCCCAAGTTGA
- a CDS encoding response regulator transcription factor, with translation MEQTHTAHNSTATATPGAQRRVLVVEDDPTIVDAIAARLRAEGFLVQTAGDGPAAVDTAEAWQPDLLILDIMLPGFDGLEVCRRVQASRPVPVMMLTARDDETDMLVGLGVGADDYMTKPFSMRELAARVHVLLRRVERAAIAATTPRSGILRLGELEIDHAQRRVRVRSEDVHLTPTEFDLLVCLANTPRAVLSREQLLAEVWDWADASGTRTVDSHIKALRRKIGAERIRTVHGVGYALETPTP, from the coding sequence ATGGAGCAGACACACACCGCACACAACAGCACGGCGACGGCGACGCCGGGCGCGCAGCGGCGCGTCCTGGTGGTCGAGGACGACCCGACGATCGTCGACGCCATCGCGGCCCGCCTGCGCGCCGAGGGATTCCTCGTGCAAACGGCGGGCGACGGCCCGGCGGCCGTCGACACCGCCGAGGCCTGGCAGCCCGACCTGCTGATCCTCGACATCATGCTGCCCGGCTTCGACGGTCTGGAGGTCTGCCGTCGTGTGCAGGCCTCCCGCCCGGTGCCGGTCATGATGCTCACCGCGCGCGACGACGAGACCGACATGCTGGTCGGGCTCGGCGTGGGCGCCGACGACTACATGACCAAGCCGTTCTCGATGCGGGAGCTGGCGGCACGCGTGCATGTGCTGCTGCGCCGGGTGGAGCGGGCCGCGATCGCGGCGACGACTCCGCGCAGCGGGATCCTGCGGCTCGGCGAGCTGGAGATCGACCACGCGCAGCGCCGGGTGCGGGTGCGCTCGGAGGACGTGCACCTCACGCCCACCGAGTTCGACCTGCTGGTCTGCCTGGCGAACACCCCGCGCGCGGTGCTCTCCCGTGAGCAGCTCCTCGCGGAGGTCTGGGACTGGGCGGACGCCTCCGGCACCCGCACCGTCGACAGCCACATCAAGGCGCTGCGCCGGAAGATCGGCGCCGAGCGGATCCGCACGGTGCACGGCGTGGGCTACGCGCTGGAGACCCCGACGCCATGA